In Vespula pensylvanica isolate Volc-1 chromosome 15, ASM1446617v1, whole genome shotgun sequence, the genomic stretch aagaaaacaaacatAAGGTAGTATTATAAGATTGAAGATTggaataaatgtaaaatgtatttttagataattaaacaaataagtaTCTTTATAAAGAACATATTAAACTAGAATCCTTCTTAGCCATGGAGTCAAATGACAGAAAGAATGTTTATCTTTCTAAAAATCCTGATAATTCCTTAAATTCTGGAATGAGAGATACTATGATTGTTAATCCTGGAAATATTCCTCCAGGTAagttatgttttttctttcatccaaGTATTTATATCACAGTATTAAGCTAATGAGATTTTTGGTGCAAAGAATCAAAAGTATGATTCGATTtagaatattatcaaatttccaatcaatattaattattcacgaAAAGGATTTTTAGTATCTATCTTCGATAGATTATTAAATGCATATAATTTTCTGGTTAtgtatcattgaaaatatttatttccacattattataagaaaattgtagatatatattttgtatcagatacgtttatgtatatactatgaTAGGGAactctattatatttttctagaatGTGGCGATGGTGTAATGAAGCCTGTTAGTGTTTCTGGTGTTTCATCTAATCAAGCAAAATGGTCTAACgcgcaaaataaaaattttattatcaatgcTGTACCAGTAAAAAATGAAGTGAGTtgaattttacaataattgaagtttgtttttcatttaatgaatgtttatttaatctaTATCTACATGTATCTACATGtgtgcagagagagagagagagagatatgtatatatgtacatgtgcaATATTAATGTATGTTATTAGATAGTTCATCTCGAAGGTGGGACacattgcaataaaaaaatgtattattacgATAGACATTATGGTCATGAGGAAACTGAAAGACCAACACGTAGGGgaacaaaaagatatagagacaAGGATGCTCCAAAGCGTGCactgtatgtatatcatatcttatgttttttgtttttataatctttattaagTACAAATCAAAACTTTTTGCTTATCCAATACTTCTTGTTATTAGTTCTgcatttttctacttttgcCAAGAATTACGTGGTAAAATGAGAGAATTACATCCAGAAATGGGTGTAGGCGATATTGCCAAAGAATTGGGTAAACTTTGGATGACTACTGATCTGCAAACTAAATCGAAATATATGGCTATTGCCGAAGAAGACAGAGTTAGATATGAGAGAGTACGTAACATACCTTTGGATTAAACAttgaattttacaaaatgatCGAGTGCCTGATATATTTGCAATTTAGAACAAAGCCTTTTTATTAGATctttaattaaagatattcgtaattaattttgGTGCTTGACCATCTCTTACGATTATTTCTCATTGTTTAGGAAATAATAGCATATaataaaaggatgaaaaacTATGATCCAGAAGATGTTGGAACAGTGTAAAGTGGTGGCAAGGATACAAAATAATCTTATAGACAATATATATGGTCTTAAAGCAAGAAGCACTATTAAATTCatggatatataataattttactactAATCTGTTACAATTAttctttgtatataatatgtacacacatTCTATATTAATACCCAAAATGGACTGCTCTAGATTTTAACTCTTTCGCCAACAGTAAAATAGATCAATtatcaaaagagaaatgatctattatcatacattttagtattatataagacatattttataacactATTTCAGTAGGcatactttttacttttggATTTTAACAGTATGCTCTTAGAATCGGTTTTTATGTATCATTATATACAGaagttttgttataataaCAAAGTACTAGAATTGGACAAAACTGTGTGGTGAATCTTTGTGAATGTCAGCATTTCAACTCGAAACTGGTCCCCATATTTTCGagattttcgagaaaaatacttttctttatataacaGTTAGTTGATATGCTTTAGAAATTACTTTTACAAGATAATGTGtgctattatatttacaaaggaagtataatattgatatcaaatataataacaataataaaagcaattataatggatataataataataataatgataataataataataataataataataataatagtaatagtaatagtaataataatagtaataataataataagaatagtaataataataataattaataataataataataaaataataatagtgatgaCGATGACATGCAATTACAAGTATATTATATCAcaaaaatcataatattatagaaaataatcaagCAAATTGAGCTTTGTACAATATGCTTGTTTTATTCagttacacacatatataatatacgtttgTAACAATGAATGCTTGAATACCAGGGAAATACATTCAAGGCtcagtatacatacatatacatatattcactTCATgtatctcgttcttttttgataaataaatatataacaaaataaaatgtatttaacattacaatatttttttacaacttaatcatataaatagtataagagaagataaaagcaaaggaaaatttgttgttatag encodes the following:
- the LOC122634696 gene encoding uncharacterized protein LOC122634696, encoding MESNDRKNVYLSKNPDNSLNSGMRDTMIVNPGNIPPECGDGVMKPVSVSGVSSNQAKWSNAQNKNFIINAVPVKNEIVHLEGGTHCNKKMYYYDRHYGHEETERPTRRGTKRYRDKDAPKRALSAFFYFCQELRGKMRELHPEMGVGDIAKELGKLWMTTDLQTKSKYMAIAEEDRVRYEREIIAYNKRMKNYDPEDVGTV